A single genomic interval of Lewinellaceae bacterium harbors:
- a CDS encoding glycoside hydrolase family 88 protein — protein sequence MSRNRRWMIDLFLVGLMVGSSGVMGAAQNGVFARDFIAAIADKVNTYQYTHPSPYSNNNWIRGTYYTGVMAMYQATGDKRYLDQCIAWGEKTHWQIPKKETNVYGSGFYSLACGQTWIECYLDQQKDYMLRPTIDHLEDPARCNPVTEPLTWHYENSGLRFVDGLYTSPPALAMLYQVTQDEKYLDWMDASFWDTYGVLYDKDEGLFYRDARYRIGTQEHIEPHYFRPDSIPREAARTTYIYQQTEHGKKVLWSRGNGWAFGGLTRILKYLPPDHGNYERYKALYVRMAYELKTRQQSDGFWRPNLADPDDYGYTESSGTSFFTYGITWGINNGILPREDFLPVIEKSWAAVVSVISPDGKVQWCQPAAGAPFKVEQDDSREYASGMFLLAASELFRLEW from the coding sequence ATGAGCAGGAACAGACGATGGATGATAGACCTCTTTTTAGTGGGCCTGATGGTTGGGAGCAGCGGAGTGATGGGAGCAGCCCAGAACGGAGTATTTGCCAGGGACTTTATCGCAGCCATCGCAGATAAGGTCAATACCTACCAGTACACCCATCCGTCGCCCTATTCCAATAACAACTGGATCCGCGGAACTTATTACACCGGCGTCATGGCCATGTACCAGGCGACCGGGGATAAGCGTTACCTCGATCAATGCATAGCTTGGGGAGAAAAGACCCACTGGCAGATCCCGAAGAAAGAAACCAATGTGTACGGCAGTGGCTTTTACTCTTTGGCCTGCGGACAGACCTGGATCGAGTGCTACCTGGACCAGCAGAAGGATTACATGCTGCGTCCCACCATCGACCATCTGGAAGACCCGGCGCGTTGCAACCCGGTGACCGAGCCACTCACCTGGCATTATGAGAATAGCGGTTTGCGTTTTGTCGACGGGCTTTACACGTCGCCGCCGGCCCTGGCGATGCTTTACCAGGTCACGCAGGATGAGAAATACCTCGATTGGATGGATGCCAGTTTCTGGGATACCTACGGCGTCCTCTACGACAAGGATGAGGGCTTGTTTTACCGGGATGCCCGCTACCGGATCGGGACGCAGGAGCACATCGAACCCCACTACTTCCGCCCCGACTCTATCCCACGTGAAGCGGCGCGGACCACGTACATCTATCAGCAGACCGAACACGGCAAGAAGGTGCTCTGGTCCCGGGGTAATGGGTGGGCGTTTGGCGGTCTAACCCGGATATTGAAATATCTGCCGCCGGATCACGGCAATTACGAGCGGTATAAGGCCCTCTACGTCCGCATGGCTTACGAGCTGAAAACACGCCAGCAGTCCGATGGATTCTGGCGGCCCAATCTGGCCGACCCGGACGACTATGGCTATACCGAGAGCAGTGGAACCAGTTTTTTCACTTATGGCATCACCTGGGGTATCAATAATGGCATCCTGCCGCGGGAAGACTTCCTGCCAGTCATCGAAAAGTCGTGGGCTGCCGTCGTCTCGGTGATCAGCCCAGACGGTAAGGTACAGTGGTGCCAACCCGCTGCCGGCGCCCCTTTTAAGGTCGAACAGGACGACTCCCGTGAATATGCATCCGGGATGTTCCTGCTGGCAGCAAGTGAGTTGTTCCGGCTGGAGTGGTGA
- a CDS encoding ABC transporter permease, with amino-acid sequence MLRNYFTLAIRNIRKRKFFAGINILGMTAGITACLLIALYVMDELSYDRFHINADRIYQVGLHNKYGDRDLRSVSVCPPLAEAMRAEIPEVEATLRINSAGKPVFRYGDKVFTEDHVYNTESNFFDVFSFRLNEGDAKTALQDPNTVVLTETTARKLFGDENPLGKLITIDGGLDKVTYKVTGVAADCPSNSHFRFNALLSAYGPDNYFDVDAWLNSGVYTYYLLREGASVADVEKKLAGLATKYVAPELLKFLGNDLNQFRQAGGDYEYYSTKITDIHLKSTSQDDIEPSGSLLYLLVFGGIGLFILAIACINFMNMSTAQSASRAKEVGLRKTLGSLRHQMILQFLSESMLYSLVAVTLAVVLCYFLLPTFNLLSGKMLTAANLLDARFFLGIALIFLIVGLLAGSYPAFYLTSFSPVEVLKGKVSAGVKSKGIRSTLVVFQFAISIFLIIFTSVVYKQIHFMLQKPLGIDKNNVLVIQDVHRLGKSSESFRNALAQQTGVSKVSFTAVKFPGTYMSTVMRGVGSEGESVVASYYSDFESQDVLKFEMKDGRYFSKEFPSDSNAVVINEAAAKVFGFDQAEGHEILYSPNAYVFIRHHVIGIMKDFNFDGFHDHVRPLAVFLDRGPSGILLVRYEGNAKTLVDNTAKLWKQYAASEPFTYTFMDENFDKLYHSEEKIGQLFSLFSGLAIFIACLGLFALATFTAEQRTKEIGIRKILGASVSSVSMALTKEFIVLVFIAFVPAAAISWWASSRWLSGFAYRIDFDPFILVGAGLSAMVIAWLTVGFQSVKAARANPVDSLRHE; translated from the coding sequence ATGCTCAGAAACTATTTCACCCTTGCCATCCGCAACATTCGAAAGCGAAAGTTTTTTGCCGGCATTAACATCCTGGGTATGACGGCTGGCATCACGGCATGTTTGCTCATTGCCTTGTACGTAATGGATGAACTGAGTTATGATCGTTTCCACATCAATGCCGACCGGATCTACCAGGTAGGCCTGCACAACAAGTATGGAGACCGGGACCTGCGCAGTGTCTCCGTCTGCCCACCCCTGGCCGAGGCGATGCGGGCAGAAATCCCGGAGGTGGAAGCTACCCTCCGGATCAATAGCGCAGGCAAACCCGTCTTTCGTTATGGAGATAAAGTCTTTACCGAGGATCACGTATACAACACCGAAAGCAACTTTTTTGACGTCTTTTCCTTCAGATTGAATGAAGGGGATGCCAAAACCGCTCTGCAAGATCCCAACACCGTCGTGCTTACCGAAACGACCGCGAGAAAATTATTCGGCGATGAAAATCCACTGGGTAAATTGATCACCATCGATGGAGGGTTGGACAAAGTAACCTATAAAGTAACCGGAGTGGCCGCGGATTGCCCATCCAACTCCCATTTCAGATTTAATGCACTCCTTTCCGCATACGGGCCGGATAATTACTTCGACGTGGATGCCTGGCTCAATAGTGGCGTATACACCTATTATTTATTGAGGGAAGGCGCATCCGTTGCAGATGTGGAGAAAAAGCTGGCAGGTTTGGCAACCAAGTACGTAGCCCCTGAGCTGTTGAAATTCCTGGGCAACGATCTGAATCAGTTTCGCCAGGCGGGAGGCGATTATGAATATTACTCCACAAAAATCACCGACATTCATTTAAAATCAACTTCCCAGGATGATATAGAACCGAGTGGAAGTCTGTTGTACCTGCTTGTTTTTGGAGGCATCGGCCTGTTTATATTGGCAATCGCCTGCATCAATTTTATGAATATGTCGACTGCGCAATCGGCCAGCCGGGCCAAGGAAGTCGGTTTGCGCAAAACGCTGGGCTCGCTTCGCCACCAGATGATACTGCAATTTCTGTCCGAATCGATGCTTTACAGTTTGGTAGCGGTTACATTGGCCGTAGTACTTTGCTACTTTTTATTGCCCACGTTCAATTTGCTTTCGGGGAAAATGTTGACTGCGGCCAATTTGCTGGATGCCCGGTTCTTTTTGGGCATTGCGCTGATTTTTTTGATCGTTGGTTTATTGGCCGGAAGCTATCCGGCATTTTACCTCACTTCATTTAGCCCGGTAGAAGTTTTAAAAGGCAAAGTAAGTGCAGGTGTTAAGAGCAAAGGGATCCGCAGCACACTGGTGGTCTTCCAGTTTGCCATTTCCATCTTCCTGATCATCTTCACCTCCGTGGTTTACAAGCAAATCCATTTCATGCTGCAAAAGCCACTGGGCATTGACAAGAACAATGTGCTGGTGATTCAGGATGTACACCGTCTTGGGAAAAGCAGTGAATCTTTTCGGAATGCCCTGGCCCAGCAAACCGGCGTTTCAAAGGTGAGTTTTACGGCCGTAAAATTTCCAGGAACCTATATGTCTACTGTGATGCGTGGCGTGGGTTCTGAGGGAGAATCTGTAGTTGCCAGCTATTATTCCGATTTTGAATCCCAGGATGTCTTGAAATTTGAGATGAAGGACGGCCGTTATTTTTCCAAAGAATTTCCCAGCGACTCCAATGCCGTGGTCATCAACGAAGCAGCCGCCAAAGTGTTTGGGTTTGACCAGGCTGAAGGACACGAGATTTTATACAGCCCTAATGCTTACGTATTCATCCGGCATCATGTCATCGGCATCATGAAAGATTTTAATTTCGATGGCTTTCATGATCACGTGCGTCCGCTGGCCGTTTTTTTAGACCGGGGTCCCTCGGGCATCTTGCTGGTGCGTTACGAAGGGAATGCCAAAACTTTGGTCGATAACACGGCAAAACTTTGGAAGCAGTATGCTGCCTCCGAGCCTTTCACCTATACATTTATGGATGAAAATTTCGACAAGCTGTACCATTCTGAGGAAAAAATTGGTCAATTGTTTAGCCTGTTCTCTGGTTTAGCCATTTTCATTGCATGCCTGGGTCTTTTTGCATTGGCTACTTTCACGGCCGAGCAGCGCACCAAAGAAATCGGCATACGAAAAATATTAGGCGCTTCGGTAAGCTCCGTTTCCATGGCATTGACGAAAGAATTTATTGTGCTGGTCTTCATCGCCTTTGTCCCGGCTGCTGCGATAAGCTGGTGGGCATCCTCCCGGTGGCTGAGTGGATTTGCCTACCGTATAGACTTTGATCCATTTATTCTGGTGGGTGCCGGATTGTCCGCGATGGTTATCGCCTGGTTAACGGTCGGCTTTCAATCGGTCAAAGCAGCACGCGCCAATCCGGTGGATTCATTACGGCACGAGTAA
- a CDS encoding helix-turn-helix transcriptional regulator: MKSLAEFVKERRKEVQLTQEEFADRAGVALTVVRKIEQGKTNLNMEKVNLVLHMFGHKLAPVKIKDPEQ, translated from the coding sequence ATGAAATCATTGGCTGAGTTTGTGAAAGAGCGCAGAAAAGAAGTGCAGCTGACCCAGGAGGAGTTTGCTGACCGGGCAGGTGTGGCTCTCACCGTCGTCAGAAAGATTGAGCAAGGCAAAACCAACCTTAACATGGAAAAGGTTAATCTGGTGCTCCATATGTTCGGACATAAGCTAGCTCCCGTTAAAATCAAAGATCCGGAACAATGA
- a CDS encoding HipA N-terminal domain-containing protein gives MRQGKVYYKDLLAGIITETDEGEYVFQYNDQYLQNHPNQFITFTMPVTHQSYYDRRLFPFFDGLIPEGWLLDIASENWKINKNDRMGLLLACCQNCIGAVSVKPTTFENGE, from the coding sequence ATGAGACAAGGCAAAGTATATTACAAGGACTTACTGGCCGGGATCATTACTGAAACCGATGAAGGAGAATATGTCTTTCAATACAATGACCAATACTTGCAGAATCACCCGAACCAGTTCATCACCTTCACCATGCCGGTGACGCACCAATCCTATTATGACCGACGGCTATTTCCCTTTTTTGATGGCCTGATCCCGGAAGGCTGGCTACTGGATATTGCCTCCGAAAATTGGAAAATTAATAAGAATGACCGCATGGGATTATTACTGGCTTGCTGTCAGAATTGTATTGGTGCAGTAAGTGTAAAGCCCACAACCTTTGAAAATGGTGAATAA
- a CDS encoding HipA domain-containing protein, with protein sequence MVNKCLYCYQSVEEEGNFHGKCSMHFFGTRTPPDIDYSMDQMNELAKQVVERSIAVPGVQPKLSMSLVNKVTKQAGKRLIVVGALGGQYIFKPPSEHFPGMPQNEHVTMRIAESFDIRVVPSTLIRLASGELSYLTKRIDRTDAGEKIHMIDLFQVTEAYDKYKSSYEKMGKAISTYSANTLLDKIFYFELVLFSFLTGNNDMHLKNFSMIESPSGWVLAPAYDLLNVAIVLPDDKEELALTLTGKKKNLNRLNFEQFGSGLGLTGKQITRVFSRMIRNKPRAMEWIDRSFLSEKMKKAYKEILEAKYIQLDLI encoded by the coding sequence ATGGTGAATAAGTGTTTGTATTGTTATCAATCTGTCGAGGAAGAAGGTAACTTCCATGGAAAATGCTCCATGCATTTTTTTGGCACCCGCACTCCACCGGACATCGATTATTCAATGGACCAGATGAATGAACTGGCCAAGCAAGTAGTCGAACGAAGCATAGCAGTTCCGGGAGTACAGCCAAAACTATCTATGTCTCTGGTGAATAAAGTAACAAAACAAGCTGGGAAAAGACTGATCGTAGTAGGTGCATTAGGAGGTCAATATATTTTCAAACCACCTTCCGAACACTTTCCGGGAATGCCTCAAAATGAACACGTGACCATGCGGATTGCGGAAAGTTTTGACATCCGGGTAGTACCTTCAACCTTGATCCGCTTGGCTTCCGGAGAGCTTTCCTACCTCACGAAACGAATTGACCGGACAGATGCTGGCGAAAAGATCCATATGATAGACCTGTTTCAAGTCACCGAAGCCTATGATAAATATAAAAGCTCCTACGAAAAAATGGGTAAGGCAATAAGCACTTACTCTGCCAACACCTTACTGGATAAGATATTCTATTTTGAACTGGTCCTGTTCTCGTTTCTCACTGGGAATAACGACATGCATTTGAAAAATTTTTCCATGATTGAAAGCCCTTCCGGGTGGGTACTCGCTCCTGCCTATGACCTGCTGAATGTGGCCATTGTATTACCGGATGATAAAGAAGAGCTTGCCCTTACCTTAACAGGAAAAAAGAAGAATTTGAACCGATTAAATTTTGAACAATTTGGCAGCGGTCTTGGACTTACGGGTAAGCAAATTACCAGAGTATTTAGTCGGATGATTCGCAACAAACCCAGAGCAATGGAATGGATTGACCGGTCCTTTCTTTCTGAAAAAATGAAAAAGGCTTACAAGGAAATTCTGGAGGCAAAGTATATTCAATTAGATTTGATTTGA
- a CDS encoding DUF2071 domain-containing protein yields the protein MKNQDILAATAHRPWPLPSGPWRYYQEWNRALFLHWPVDCGLLRTVVPAMLDIDLHEGQPWVSLVAFDMENIRPRILPAFPPISDFHEINIRTYVRHQDKTGVYFLSIEGGKRISCGIAKSLSGLPYRHSQMSRQENTYRSTNASYGDRFQAEYTIGAPIVQKNALDRFLTERYALFQDHAKTLDCFEIHHFEWPVFQLDLKSLTVQYPRFSHLIQGSPARVHYSSGVQVLAWGKKRY from the coding sequence ATGAAAAACCAAGACATCCTTGCCGCCACCGCGCACCGCCCCTGGCCCCTGCCCTCCGGCCCATGGCGTTATTACCAGGAATGGAACCGGGCCTTGTTTCTCCACTGGCCGGTAGATTGCGGTTTACTAAGGACAGTCGTGCCTGCCATGCTGGACATCGACTTACACGAAGGCCAGCCCTGGGTGTCCCTGGTAGCTTTCGACATGGAGAACATCCGACCGCGCATATTGCCTGCTTTTCCACCGATATCGGACTTTCACGAGATCAACATCCGTACTTACGTACGGCACCAGGATAAAACGGGGGTTTATTTTTTAAGCATTGAAGGAGGCAAGCGAATTTCCTGTGGCATCGCCAAAAGCCTTTCCGGCCTGCCTTACAGACACTCGCAGATGAGCCGGCAGGAAAACACCTACCGCTCGACCAATGCATCTTACGGGGATCGCTTTCAGGCGGAATACACCATCGGTGCACCAATAGTCCAAAAGAACGCCCTGGATCGCTTCCTCACCGAACGGTATGCCTTATTTCAGGACCACGCCAAGACCCTGGATTGTTTTGAAATTCACCACTTCGAATGGCCTGTATTCCAACTGGATTTAAAATCGCTAACCGTGCAGTATCCGCGCTTCAGTCACTTGATTCAGGGCTCCCCGGCACGGGTACACTACTCCAGTGGCGTACAGGTTTTGGCCTGGGGAAAAAAGCGTTATTGA
- a CDS encoding beta-galactosidase: MRFLPFLIVAVWSSIQLSAQQPARLPENSAAEKFFNPADLMLFGAFYYPEQWDSSQWERDLDNMGKLGFDFTHFAEFAWAFLEPEEGKFDFSWLDHAVDLADKAGLKVIMCTPSECPPAWMGEKYPEIYLVGEDGRRKEHGIRAYASITNPVYRKFVQRITEELARHYGGDPRIMGWQLDNEPLAMPDYSPSARVAFQRWLKEKYSSIDQLNEAWVGSFWSTKYFNFEQILIPNQGLNNEDKLSPHALLDFKRFTADATADFLDEQAAIIRPYKRADQWITTNYTNATADSDPRRTRQLDFPCFTMYLVSGHNHLGGLNFRIGNPYKLYEANDYFRPISGVTGVMELQPGQVNWASVSPMIQPGAIHMWILQALGGGSSFVCTYRYRSPIKHSEMYHDGIVGLDGMTLSQGGEEFVQAIEEIKTLRKVADVGAPMPDELSGRRTAFLWSHDVQWDLDIQPQTDLWDTWDNRNRYSSIVKSTGAPMDFIGEGADFSEYPFLIAPAYQLIDEKLVEKWTDYVENGGHLILTCRTGQKDKDGHFFEAEMAAPISALIGADHEFQDMLLPDLEGLVKTENGAYPWNCWAEILTPYTGTETWATYDDQFYRGKSAVVHRRIGEGSVTFIGVNTIDGQLEREMVRKVYNQAGVPIGDLPAGVFVEWRDGLYVGVNYSGDPVVLPIPEQGKIILGENPLQPAQVMIWKE, from the coding sequence ATGAGATTTCTTCCCTTTTTAATCGTAGCTGTATGGTCTTCAATCCAGCTATCCGCTCAGCAGCCGGCACGTCTACCGGAGAATAGCGCTGCCGAAAAATTTTTCAATCCCGCTGACCTGATGCTATTTGGCGCCTTTTATTATCCGGAACAATGGGACTCCTCCCAGTGGGAACGCGACCTGGATAACATGGGAAAGTTGGGCTTCGACTTCACCCATTTTGCCGAGTTTGCCTGGGCATTTCTGGAGCCAGAGGAAGGAAAATTTGATTTTTCCTGGCTGGATCATGCGGTAGATCTTGCGGACAAAGCAGGCTTGAAGGTGATCATGTGCACCCCATCGGAATGTCCGCCGGCCTGGATGGGTGAGAAATACCCGGAGATTTACCTGGTAGGAGAGGATGGCAGGCGTAAAGAACATGGCATCCGTGCCTATGCCTCAATCACCAATCCCGTTTACCGTAAATTTGTCCAGCGGATCACGGAAGAACTGGCCAGACATTATGGTGGTGACCCGCGCATCATGGGGTGGCAACTGGACAACGAGCCTTTGGCCATGCCCGATTACAGTCCCTCGGCCCGGGTAGCTTTTCAGCGGTGGCTAAAGGAAAAATACAGTTCCATCGACCAACTGAACGAAGCCTGGGTGGGAAGTTTCTGGAGTACCAAATACTTTAATTTTGAGCAAATATTGATTCCCAATCAGGGCTTGAATAATGAAGATAAACTCAGTCCGCATGCCCTCCTTGACTTTAAACGATTTACTGCCGACGCCACCGCGGACTTCCTGGATGAGCAGGCTGCCATCATCCGTCCATACAAACGGGCGGATCAGTGGATCACGACCAATTATACCAACGCAACGGCCGATTCCGATCCGCGCCGCACACGGCAATTGGATTTTCCCTGTTTCACCATGTACCTGGTCAGCGGACACAATCACCTGGGTGGATTAAATTTCCGCATTGGCAATCCCTATAAACTGTACGAAGCCAACGATTATTTCCGTCCGATCAGCGGCGTGACCGGTGTCATGGAATTGCAGCCTGGTCAGGTGAATTGGGCATCGGTCAGTCCGATGATCCAACCTGGCGCCATCCATATGTGGATCCTGCAGGCCCTCGGAGGTGGCAGTTCATTTGTGTGCACGTACCGCTACCGGTCGCCCATTAAGCACAGTGAGATGTATCACGATGGCATTGTAGGATTGGATGGGATGACCCTCAGTCAGGGCGGAGAGGAGTTTGTCCAGGCCATCGAGGAGATCAAAACGCTGAGAAAGGTTGCTGATGTCGGTGCTCCTATGCCAGATGAATTGTCGGGGAGAAGAACGGCATTCTTGTGGAGTCATGACGTCCAATGGGATCTGGATATCCAGCCGCAGACCGATTTGTGGGATACCTGGGACAACCGGAATCGCTATTCTTCGATCGTTAAGTCTACCGGAGCCCCTATGGACTTCATTGGAGAAGGGGCTGACTTTTCTGAATATCCTTTTTTAATTGCCCCGGCCTACCAACTGATTGATGAGAAACTGGTGGAAAAATGGACGGATTATGTGGAAAATGGAGGGCATCTCATCTTGACCTGCCGGACCGGTCAAAAAGATAAGGACGGACATTTCTTCGAAGCCGAGATGGCTGCTCCCATCAGCGCGCTAATCGGCGCCGATCATGAATTCCAGGATATGCTGTTGCCGGATCTGGAAGGCCTGGTGAAAACAGAAAATGGAGCATACCCTTGGAATTGTTGGGCGGAAATCCTGACACCCTACACGGGTACTGAAACCTGGGCGACCTATGACGATCAGTTTTACCGGGGAAAATCCGCAGTGGTTCATCGGCGCATTGGGGAGGGAAGTGTCACCTTCATCGGGGTGAATACGATAGATGGTCAACTGGAACGGGAGATGGTCCGGAAGGTATACAACCAAGCCGGTGTGCCGATCGGGGACCTTCCTGCCGGGGTGTTTGTAGAATGGCGTGACGGTTTGTACGTTGGTGTCAATTATTCGGGCGATCCCGTCGTTTTGCCCATCCCAGAACAAGGAAAAATCATCCTGGGAGAAAATCCGTTGCAGCCGGCTCAGGTGATGATCTGGAAAGAATAG
- a CDS encoding helix-turn-helix transcriptional regulator, translating to MANKTPTLLPKTQQILTEFGENIRLARLRRKLSSEKVAERAGIGRSTLVKIEKGHPGVGIGLYLNVLKVLGLEKDFLQLAKDDELGRKLQDAKLTIKKRAPKRINKS from the coding sequence ATGGCGAACAAAACACCAACATTATTACCTAAAACTCAGCAGATTCTTACAGAATTTGGAGAGAATATAAGGCTGGCTCGTTTAAGACGAAAACTAAGTAGTGAAAAAGTTGCAGAACGTGCAGGTATTGGGCGATCTACGCTTGTGAAAATCGAAAAGGGTCACCCGGGTGTGGGAATTGGCCTTTATCTGAATGTATTGAAAGTACTAGGTCTTGAAAAGGATTTCTTACAATTGGCCAAGGATGATGAATTGGGGCGAAAGCTACAAGATGCCAAGCTGACTATTAAAAAACGGGCTCCTAAACGAATTAATAAGTCATGA
- a CDS encoding carboxypeptidase-like regulatory domain-containing protein — protein MNYKGLLKCLALFCSLLPGLASAQQQPQRITGTVTDANNAPLPNVNIQIKHTDHGTKSDESGHYNLPVNPDDTLVFSYLGMQTFTVSVSAIQSPYHVRLEPADLDLDIVEVKVKRAPKSQNQLLKEYATNKNLIKTSWGILDKDGFSGTLTIIDGNQLINAGPDFLTSLQALVPNMRVVREAEGIFVFLQRFVNNFSSEDGVQISNPPALFDTDGTISENPPTYLVGSDIERVAILDRNSGIAKYGPRGAGGVIILNTKGQASLDEMDVDRSFDKKMLLDSLIASAARPENYLPFQSTYLQGLIPVRNRKKAWAIHEQQKKNHANHPYYYLDVCDYFLTRWNNTAETDLLKEEIVQRFSDRPEVIKALAYIQEKHGNYDLAVPLFESILANNTMPAQAYRDLANAYAEAADYKNAMTFYTHFGNASEALTGQEYDSSGEDNLITTELLNLLHLHDSELLEEAQLEGNTLSEEGTRLVLEWNEPAVEFGLDFINPYGSYDTWENAPSKDTDVPARYSSAQLFLDNDLQGKWVINLNELYADNDHPTYLKITIFYNYGQPKQSMEIKVFRVENTDRPLQLFEFMQR, from the coding sequence ATGAATTACAAAGGACTATTAAAGTGTTTGGCTCTCTTCTGCTCACTCCTGCCTGGTTTAGCCAGCGCCCAGCAACAACCTCAGCGTATTACCGGCACGGTAACCGATGCCAATAATGCTCCGCTGCCCAATGTCAACATTCAGATTAAGCATACGGATCATGGAACAAAAAGCGATGAATCCGGCCATTACAACCTGCCGGTAAATCCAGATGATACCCTGGTATTTAGCTATCTGGGAATGCAAACTTTTACCGTATCAGTGTCCGCGATCCAATCCCCTTACCATGTCCGGCTTGAGCCTGCTGATCTGGACCTGGACATCGTGGAAGTCAAGGTTAAAAGAGCACCTAAGAGCCAAAATCAGTTGTTAAAAGAATACGCAACCAATAAGAATTTGATCAAAACTTCCTGGGGCATCCTGGATAAAGATGGCTTTTCCGGCACCTTGACTATCATCGACGGAAATCAGCTCATCAATGCAGGGCCTGACTTTCTAACCTCCCTGCAGGCTTTGGTACCCAATATGCGGGTGGTCCGGGAAGCAGAAGGCATATTTGTTTTTCTCCAGCGATTTGTTAATAATTTCTCCTCTGAAGATGGCGTGCAAATATCCAATCCACCGGCATTATTTGACACCGACGGAACGATTTCCGAGAACCCTCCTACCTATTTGGTGGGCTCTGACATTGAAAGGGTTGCCATACTTGATCGCAACTCGGGAATAGCGAAATATGGTCCCCGGGGTGCCGGAGGAGTGATCATCCTCAATACTAAAGGCCAGGCAAGCCTGGATGAAATGGACGTCGATCGCAGCTTTGACAAAAAAATGCTACTGGATAGTTTGATCGCTTCCGCCGCGAGGCCAGAAAACTATCTGCCTTTTCAGTCAACTTACCTGCAAGGCCTGATACCTGTGCGAAATCGCAAGAAAGCTTGGGCTATCCATGAACAGCAAAAAAAGAATCACGCCAACCATCCATATTATTATCTGGATGTCTGCGATTACTTTTTAACCCGTTGGAACAATACTGCAGAAACCGATCTACTTAAGGAGGAAATTGTTCAACGGTTTTCCGATCGACCTGAGGTAATCAAAGCCCTGGCATATATCCAGGAAAAACACGGCAATTACGATCTTGCTGTGCCGTTATTTGAATCCATCCTAGCTAATAATACCATGCCGGCACAAGCCTATCGGGACTTGGCCAATGCATATGCAGAAGCTGCTGATTATAAAAACGCCATGACTTTTTACACCCATTTTGGAAACGCTTCCGAAGCGTTAACCGGTCAGGAATATGATTCCAGCGGGGAGGATAATCTTATAACCACCGAATTATTGAATCTGCTTCACTTACACGACAGTGAGTTGCTGGAGGAAGCACAACTGGAAGGGAATACCTTATCTGAAGAAGGGACCCGCCTGGTTCTTGAATGGAACGAGCCGGCTGTTGAGTTTGGATTGGATTTCATTAACCCGTACGGAAGTTACGATACCTGGGAAAACGCACCCAGCAAGGACACTGATGTACCCGCCAGGTATTCCAGCGCACAACTATTCCTGGACAATGACCTTCAAGGGAAATGGGTTATAAATTTAAATGAACTCTATGCTGATAATGACCATCCCACCTATTTGAAAATCACCATTTTCTACAATTATGGTCAGCCCAAGCAATCCATGGAAATAAAAGTATTTCGGGTGGAAAACACAGATCGGCCTCTTCAGTTATTTGAATTTATGCAGCGATAA
- a CDS encoding SRPBCC family protein, whose amino-acid sequence MLEFELNIIINRPIEEVFTVLSDLENDLKWRREWVDAQKTTEGPIGVGTRFSLFAKSFGRRMETVYETTSYQLNQIVAWKTIVGPLPLSFERIFERAEGGTRFKIRYLADVHGFLRLLLLLSAGLVKRQHRSDLQRVKELMDISAL is encoded by the coding sequence ATGCTGGAATTCGAATTAAACATCATTATCAACCGGCCCATCGAAGAGGTTTTTACTGTTTTGAGCGACCTTGAAAATGATCTGAAATGGCGGCGGGAGTGGGTGGATGCCCAGAAAACAACCGAAGGGCCGATTGGTGTCGGAACCCGGTTTAGCCTTTTTGCTAAATCCTTTGGCCGGCGGATGGAGACCGTTTACGAGACCACCAGTTACCAGCTAAACCAAATCGTCGCCTGGAAAACCATAGTAGGTCCACTTCCGCTGTCATTCGAGCGGATTTTTGAGCGAGCCGAAGGTGGCACACGATTCAAGATCAGGTACCTGGCGGATGTACACGGGTTTCTCAGGTTATTGTTATTGCTCTCTGCCGGATTGGTCAAGCGACAACACCGGAGTGATCTGCAACGGGTAAAAGAGTTGATGGATATTAGTGCATTGTGA